One genomic segment of Clostridium saccharoperbutylacetonicum N1-4(HMT) includes these proteins:
- a CDS encoding glutaredoxin, translated as MKITMYGAAICPNCVEAKAILEEHKDIELNYKNIIESTTMLKQFLSYRDNDEMFANIIKEGKIGIPFFILEDGTKTLDIFDYLDIEKTKNVVNSCSIDGSGKC; from the coding sequence ATGAAAATAACAATGTATGGTGCAGCAATTTGCCCAAATTGCGTTGAAGCAAAAGCCATTTTAGAAGAACATAAGGATATTGAATTAAATTATAAGAATATTATCGAGAGCACTACGATGTTAAAGCAGTTTTTATCTTATCGTGATAATGATGAAATGTTTGCCAATATTATTAAAGAGGGCAAAATAGGTATTCCATTTTTTATTTTAGAAGATGGAACAAAAACTTTAGACATATTTGACTATTTGGATATAGAAAAAACTAAGAATGTAGTAAATAGCTGCTCTATTGATGGTAGTGGTAAATGTTAA
- a CDS encoding ATP-binding protein: MDDKLCILICESFKIEAESVRNILNNEEIKFKYHSMDCINCKNRRQEFYDRIILSGYSRDEVILLPIQKETGKDETFTGENIFDSCLSLLSGDNLLKYLSSKGYYLTTPGWLRRWKHIIIDIYGFNKENAREFFSEYCKKVVLINSDVYSNILPDLIEFSEYIGMEYEIIDVGLNCFSSTINNLYKNWKANRLENILNSKNKQVTDYALVFDFFEKKATLLKQEELIKNIFTLFEMLTGAKYIAFLPVIEDKKEEMFFYQEKSYKSELYNIDNIEFKQNYFLTSSGAGFVFRITFDNELMGYMEVENIMFPNYLESYLDLSKTIMILLGIMLFNSKIYEKLVNTNEELLSLNTKLEMLVDRRTSQLLEVNGHLEETNCMLEEEIEEHKLTESKLKEAKEEAERANSAKSQFLANMSHEIRTPMNGIMGMTSLLKFSELTYEQMDILKTIETSSKHLLQIINDILDLSAIDVGKVELQPECVNIFDLVKESRNLFTYLAENKGLNLYITIDDNLPNEIIIDKGRLMQILTNLIGNAIKFTEKGSIHVFVDKVEATDNKVKLMFSVKDTGIGIKEEDIPRLFNYFSQLDISTTKRFQGTGLGLAISKNLIELMGGEISVESQYGKGSNFYFTCLADINNDNNEASNIQKMLKDDKNYPEVRILQVEDDMISQRFMKQLCKYTGWKIKIVSNGLKALEILENEDFDIILMDIQMPDMSGIEVTKIIREKEKLTGKHITIIATTAYAMGGDRDICINIGMDDYISKPIDVMELKEIINKYRNI, encoded by the coding sequence ATGGATGATAAACTATGTATTTTGATTTGTGAAAGTTTTAAAATTGAGGCGGAGAGTGTACGGAATATCTTGAATAATGAAGAAATTAAATTTAAATACCATTCAATGGACTGTATAAATTGCAAGAATCGAAGGCAAGAATTCTATGATCGTATTATTTTGTCAGGTTATAGCAGGGACGAAGTTATTTTGCTGCCAATTCAAAAGGAAACTGGAAAAGACGAGACGTTTACTGGCGAAAATATTTTCGACTCATGTCTATCATTATTGTCTGGAGATAATCTACTAAAATATCTTTCTTCAAAAGGATATTATTTGACTACACCAGGCTGGTTAAGAAGATGGAAGCATATTATTATAGACATATATGGATTTAATAAAGAAAATGCGCGTGAATTTTTTTCAGAATACTGTAAAAAGGTCGTTCTTATCAACAGTGATGTATATAGCAATATACTACCTGATTTGATAGAGTTTTCAGAATATATAGGAATGGAATATGAAATTATAGATGTGGGTCTCAATTGCTTTTCAAGCACTATAAACAATCTATATAAAAACTGGAAAGCTAATCGATTAGAGAATATTTTAAATTCAAAAAATAAGCAAGTCACGGATTATGCTCTTGTATTTGATTTTTTTGAAAAAAAAGCAACGCTTTTAAAGCAGGAAGAACTAATTAAAAATATTTTCACATTATTTGAAATGTTGACAGGTGCTAAATATATTGCATTTCTTCCAGTAATTGAAGACAAAAAAGAAGAGATGTTTTTCTATCAAGAAAAATCATATAAAAGTGAATTGTATAATATTGACAATATAGAATTTAAGCAAAACTATTTTCTCACTTCCTCAGGGGCAGGATTTGTTTTTAGGATAACTTTTGACAATGAACTAATGGGATATATGGAAGTGGAAAATATTATGTTTCCGAATTATTTGGAAAGCTATTTAGATTTATCTAAAACAATTATGATACTTCTAGGAATAATGCTTTTCAATTCGAAGATTTATGAGAAATTAGTCAATACAAATGAAGAACTTCTTTCACTAAATACTAAGCTTGAGATGCTTGTTGATAGACGAACTTCTCAATTATTAGAAGTTAATGGTCATCTAGAAGAGACAAACTGTATGTTAGAAGAAGAAATTGAAGAGCATAAGTTAACTGAGAGTAAGCTTAAGGAAGCAAAAGAAGAAGCAGAAAGAGCTAATTCGGCAAAAAGTCAGTTTTTAGCAAATATGAGTCATGAGATAAGAACACCTATGAATGGGATTATGGGAATGACTAGCTTATTGAAATTTTCAGAATTAACATATGAACAAATGGATATATTAAAAACTATTGAAACTTCTTCAAAACATCTGCTCCAAATTATTAATGATATACTTGATCTTTCAGCAATTGACGTAGGTAAGGTCGAATTGCAGCCTGAATGTGTAAATATATTTGATCTAGTGAAGGAAAGTAGAAACTTATTTACATACTTAGCGGAGAATAAAGGCTTGAATCTTTATATTACTATTGACGATAATCTACCAAATGAAATTATAATAGATAAGGGGAGATTAATGCAAATATTAACCAATCTAATAGGAAATGCAATTAAGTTTACTGAAAAAGGGTCAATCCATGTATTCGTAGATAAAGTTGAAGCTACGGATAATAAAGTGAAGTTAATGTTTTCTGTAAAAGATACTGGGATTGGAATTAAGGAAGAAGACATTCCTAGATTATTTAATTATTTTTCACAGTTGGATATTTCAACGACAAAAAGATTTCAAGGAACAGGCTTGGGACTTGCAATTTCTAAAAATCTAATCGAACTCATGGGGGGAGAAATATCTGTTGAAAGCCAGTATGGTAAGGGAAGCAATTTTTACTTTACTTGTTTAGCTGATATTAATAATGATAATAATGAAGCATCAAATATTCAAAAAATGCTTAAAGATGATAAAAATTACCCAGAAGTTAGGATATTGCAAGTTGAAGATGATATGATTAGTCAGCGATTTATGAAGCAATTATGTAAATATACGGGATGGAAAATAAAAATAGTTTCAAATGGTTTAAAAGCGCTGGAGATACTTGAAAACGAGGATTTTGATATAATTCTTATGGACATTCAAATGCCAGATATGAGCGGAATTGAAGTTACAAAAATAATTAGAGAAAAAGAAAAGTTAACTGGTAAGCATATTACTATAATTGCAACTACAGCATATGCAATGGGAGGGGATAGAGATATATGTATTAATATAGGCATGGATGATTATATTAGTAAACCAATTGACGTTATGGAACTTAAAGAGATTATTAATAAGTACCGAAATATATAA
- a CDS encoding methylcobamide--CoM methyltransferase MtbA — protein MEKRYTSMERVLTAMSMQEPDKVPLFIMCTHYCAKFLDMSIKNYFSKPENVVKGQMMLLEKFHNDCLNPFYSVAHEYAAFGSEVIFKEDGPPNAGEPIIKKFDDILKLQPPEVKKSKILMNCLETISMLKREVGTSVPIGGGVMSPFSLPILQMGFNKYIELIYEKPELLEHLIKINEKFCTEWANMQLMAGATFITFIDSMSVSSIIPKSVYLKTGFLSAKRTIPTIKRDVAIATSSASSTSILEEILEAGIKAILVSHTDDLTEIKKKVGKRATLLGNLNGIEMCKWNRSDAEFNVKEAIRKAGAGGGFILCDSIGDIPYQVNEDILHEISESVNKWGRYPLNWR, from the coding sequence ATGGAAAAAAGGTATACTTCTATGGAAAGAGTATTGACAGCTATGAGCATGCAGGAACCGGACAAAGTACCATTATTTATAATGTGTACACATTACTGTGCAAAATTTTTAGACATGTCGATTAAAAACTATTTTAGTAAGCCTGAAAATGTAGTAAAGGGGCAAATGATGCTTCTTGAAAAATTCCACAATGATTGTTTGAATCCATTTTATTCTGTTGCTCATGAGTATGCAGCTTTTGGAAGTGAAGTTATTTTCAAGGAGGATGGTCCTCCTAATGCTGGCGAACCAATAATAAAGAAATTTGATGATATTTTAAAATTACAACCACCGGAGGTTAAAAAATCAAAAATTCTTATGAATTGTCTTGAGACAATATCAATGCTTAAGCGTGAAGTAGGGACATCGGTACCTATTGGTGGTGGTGTTATGTCACCATTTTCACTTCCCATTCTTCAAATGGGGTTTAATAAATATATTGAACTAATTTATGAGAAACCAGAGTTATTGGAGCATCTTATAAAAATTAACGAAAAATTTTGCACCGAATGGGCTAATATGCAATTGATGGCAGGTGCTACCTTTATAACCTTCATAGATTCTATGTCTGTATCTTCAATTATTCCTAAAAGTGTATATTTAAAGACAGGATTTCTTTCCGCAAAGAGAACCATACCAACTATTAAAAGAGATGTAGCAATTGCTACTTCTTCAGCAAGCTCTACATCAATACTTGAGGAAATCCTTGAAGCTGGGATTAAAGCTATTTTGGTAAGCCATACTGACGATTTAACTGAAATAAAAAAGAAAGTCGGTAAAAGAGCTACATTGCTTGGAAATTTAAATGGTATTGAAATGTGCAAATGGAACAGATCTGATGCTGAATTTAATGTTAAGGAAGCAATAAGAAAAGCTGGGGCTGGTGGTGGCTTTATTCTATGTGACAGTATAGGAGATATTCCTTATCAGGTTAATGAGGATATTCTTCATGAAATCTCAGAAAGTGTAAATAAGTGGGGCAGATATCCATTAAATTGGAGGTAA
- the thpR gene encoding RNA 2',3'-cyclic phosphodiesterase — MRVYITIDFEDKIEDYFDKITTNIKAHCTSGSFTRKNNFHMTIRFIGEADDLQITKIKEILDKSVLELSPFELLIANLGIFKRKKTNILWIGVEQNSVLSKLHKEITNLLIEAKIPFYDKLFMPHITLGRRVMFNEDSEDLNSLIQFEKFSIPVKAITLMASKEENGKFNGVPIYKVNLKNTTTCK, encoded by the coding sequence TTGAGAGTATATATTACTATAGATTTTGAAGATAAGATTGAGGATTATTTTGATAAAATAACCACTAATATAAAAGCACATTGTACTAGTGGCAGCTTTACAAGAAAAAATAACTTTCATATGACGATTCGCTTCATAGGTGAAGCTGATGATCTTCAAATTACAAAAATAAAAGAAATACTAGACAAATCAGTTTTAGAGTTAAGTCCTTTCGAATTATTAATAGCTAACTTAGGCATTTTTAAAAGAAAAAAGACTAATATTTTATGGATTGGTGTAGAACAAAATTCTGTTCTTTCTAAACTTCATAAAGAAATTACCAATCTATTAATAGAAGCAAAGATTCCCTTTTATGATAAACTTTTTATGCCACATATAACTTTAGGTCGTAGAGTAATGTTTAATGAAGATTCCGAAGACTTGAATAGCTTAATTCAATTTGAGAAATTTTCAATTCCAGTAAAAGCAATAACTTTAATGGCTAGCAAAGAAGAAAATGGAAAATTTAATGGTGTGCCAATTTATAAAGTTAACCTAAAAAACACGACCACCTGTAAGTAG
- the licT gene encoding BglG family transcription antiterminator LicT, producing MKVIKKLNNNVVLALNKDNEEIIVVGKGLGFQKIPYEITDETVIEKIYVIPKNTRASEILDSMPTEIIAVTEKVISCGIKVLKKELNSIIFLTLCDHINFAIQRSKEGMEIKSPLYWEIKHLYSNEYKVGLEAVNIINDELKMKMSTEEAPFIALHFINAQMDTKDIAETTKVTSITGELLNIVKYYFKIEFNEESFNFTRFVTHIRYFILRQINKENLEDDNEFMYEIMKKKYNEEYKCVKKIEEYLYKNYNWYCSADEKLYLMMHIQRVKSREVNNK from the coding sequence ATGAAGGTTATTAAAAAATTAAATAATAATGTGGTTTTAGCCTTAAATAAGGACAATGAAGAAATTATTGTTGTTGGCAAAGGTCTCGGATTTCAAAAGATACCATATGAAATCACAGATGAAACAGTTATAGAAAAGATATATGTTATTCCAAAGAACACAAGAGCATCAGAAATTCTAGATTCCATGCCAACAGAAATTATTGCAGTAACAGAGAAAGTAATCAGTTGTGGAATTAAAGTATTAAAGAAAGAATTAAATTCAATTATATTTCTAACCTTATGTGATCATATAAATTTTGCAATTCAAAGAAGTAAAGAGGGTATGGAAATAAAAAGTCCACTTTATTGGGAGATAAAGCATTTATATTCAAATGAATATAAGGTAGGGCTTGAAGCTGTAAATATAATTAATGATGAATTGAAAATGAAAATGAGTACAGAAGAAGCTCCATTTATAGCCTTACATTTTATAAATGCTCAAATGGATACAAAAGATATAGCAGAAACCACAAAAGTAACGTCAATTACAGGCGAGCTTTTAAATATTGTAAAATATTATTTTAAAATAGAATTTAATGAAGAATCTTTTAATTTTACAAGGTTTGTAACTCATATTAGGTACTTTATTCTAAGACAAATCAATAAAGAAAATTTAGAAGATGACAATGAATTTATGTATGAAATAATGAAGAAAAAATATAATGAAGAATATAAATGCGTCAAGAAAATTGAAGAATATTTATATAAAAATTACAATTGGTATTGTTCAGCAGATGAAAAATTATATTTGATGATGCATATTCAAAGAGTGAAATCCAGAGAAGTTAATAATAAATAA
- a CDS encoding cobalamin B12-binding domain-containing protein: MNWEVFEKALINYDKLEVNKILQHFLAKKNGIDFIDEYIVKSLNSIGDKWEKGEVALSQVYMSSRLCEEIAITILAEKNFPIKNAKPIAIVTLEDYHTLGKKIVCAVVRSSGFDLIDYGTISEPEEILKKVTEDKIKILMISVLMYNSALKIKKISQMLHEKDPSVRILVGGAPFLMDNALWKEVGADEMGKSAADNIAILDRWIKEDS; the protein is encoded by the coding sequence ATGAACTGGGAAGTATTTGAAAAGGCTCTGATTAATTACGATAAATTAGAAGTTAATAAAATTCTTCAACATTTTTTAGCTAAAAAAAACGGGATAGATTTTATTGATGAGTATATAGTTAAGTCTTTAAATTCAATTGGTGATAAGTGGGAAAAAGGGGAAGTGGCTTTGTCCCAAGTATATATGAGCAGCAGGCTGTGTGAAGAAATTGCTATTACTATTTTGGCTGAAAAAAATTTCCCGATTAAGAATGCAAAGCCAATTGCAATAGTGACACTTGAGGATTATCACACTCTTGGAAAGAAAATTGTATGTGCTGTTGTTAGGTCAAGTGGTTTTGATCTTATAGACTACGGTACTATAAGTGAACCGGAGGAGATATTAAAGAAAGTCACTGAAGATAAAATAAAAATACTTATGATATCAGTATTAATGTATAATTCTGCTTTAAAAATTAAGAAAATATCTCAAATGCTTCATGAAAAGGATCCTTCAGTCAGGATATTAGTTGGAGGTGCACCTTTTTTGATGGATAACGCACTTTGGAAGGAAGTTGGTGCAGATGAAATGGGGAAAAGTGCAGCTGATAATATTGCTATTTTAGATAGGTGGATTAAGGAGGATTCTTAA
- a CDS encoding lactonase family protein, with protein MENGKYIAYVGTYTYGDSKGIYKLTLNENNSTIENIEPVSELAYPTYLTINKNNTHLYSVAKNGVEGGAYAFEINPIDYSLKALNHNFKEGKSPCHIILDKNDNYLFTSNYHEAELISYKIASDGSIEKAVDTVIHSGDGPNKPRQDSAHIHFADLTPDNKYIYTIDLGLDKVSLYKLKDGYFKEVADLNITPGSGSRHMEFHPNGAFSYLLNELSSKITVLKYYKDKPSFEEVEYISMLPADCSVESTGAAIHISSNGDYLYASNRGHDSITVFKVDSVSGKLTFVSNTKLQGQSPRDFSISPSGKFLLAANQTTSNVELYSINQLTGELTYLNISEHIPNPVCIKFLNQAN; from the coding sequence ATGGAAAATGGCAAATATATCGCATATGTTGGAACCTATACATATGGTGATAGCAAAGGTATTTATAAACTAACTCTCAATGAAAATAACTCTACCATTGAAAATATTGAACCTGTCAGTGAACTTGCTTATCCTACTTATTTAACTATTAATAAAAATAATACTCATCTTTACTCCGTTGCAAAAAATGGAGTCGAAGGTGGTGCTTACGCCTTTGAAATAAACCCAATAGATTACAGTTTAAAAGCTTTAAATCATAATTTTAAAGAAGGAAAATCTCCTTGTCATATAATTCTAGATAAAAACGACAACTATCTTTTTACTTCCAATTATCATGAAGCTGAACTTATTTCATATAAAATAGCATCTGATGGTAGCATTGAAAAAGCTGTTGATACTGTAATTCATAGTGGAGATGGGCCAAATAAACCTAGGCAAGATAGTGCACATATTCATTTTGCTGATCTTACTCCTGATAATAAATACATATACACTATTGATTTAGGACTAGATAAAGTATCCTTATATAAATTAAAAGATGGTTATTTTAAAGAAGTAGCTGATTTAAATATAACTCCTGGTTCAGGATCAAGACATATGGAATTCCATCCTAATGGAGCCTTTTCATATTTACTTAATGAACTAAGTTCAAAGATTACTGTTTTAAAATACTATAAAGATAAACCTTCTTTTGAAGAAGTAGAATATATCTCTATGCTACCAGCAGATTGTTCAGTAGAAAGCACTGGTGCTGCAATTCACATATCTTCTAATGGAGATTATCTATATGCTTCCAATCGTGGACATGATAGTATAACAGTTTTTAAGGTGGATTCAGTTTCTGGTAAATTAACTTTTGTATCAAATACAAAACTTCAAGGACAATCTCCACGTGATTTTTCAATATCTCCATCAGGTAAATTTTTACTTGCAGCAAATCAAACTACAAGTAATGTAGAATTATATTCTATAAATCAATTAACTGGAGAACTTACTTATTTAAATATATCTGAACATATACCAAATCCTGTTTGCATTAAATTTTTAAATCAAGCTAATTAA
- a CDS encoding beta-glucoside-specific PTS transporter subunit IIABC — MTNKDIALKVLEFVGGEKNISNATHCATRLRLVLKDDSKANLQEISKIEGVLKAQNSGGQLQVVLGGKVEKVYDEFVKISNIDTTDISDEKFSEQKKNPINKAIETIAGIFTPVLPALVGCGMMKCLSAIITATGMIDSKSGFITIFNMIADVIFYFMPFFLAVSSARKFKTNEYLAVALAGCLIHPTILTAASNIVTTGVSTIDFIGMPILLVKYTSTVIPIILTVWIMSYVYKFISKIIPDMLQVILVPMLTLLVMVPLELIVIGPFGSYVGTWLSNVIAFLFATNGIIAGFILGFFRPILVMFGMHYSIMPMQIQQVAELGYTPMLPSAIAANISQAGAVFAVFILTKNKTMKAAAGSSSITALFGVTEPAIYGVNLKYKRPFFAACLSGGIVGGFFGMVNASSTAVTIPGVLSLGTYQASKYIYIIIGTIAAFVLAAVFTFIAGIKEETIEEKMTDENKYKNDNKASEIFIKSPIEGEAKDLAEVNDKVFSEGIMGKGVAIVPSFGKVVAPFDGTVEALFNTKHAIGLISNDGVEVLIHIGLDTVNLEGKYFTAHIEKGQRVKAGDLLVEFDIAGIKSEGYDVITPVLITNVEEYKDILPNKVGLIAIGEEAIKVIK, encoded by the coding sequence ATGACAAATAAGGATATAGCATTAAAAGTCTTAGAATTTGTCGGTGGAGAAAAAAATATCTCTAATGCAACTCACTGTGCAACAAGACTAAGATTAGTATTAAAAGATGATTCAAAAGCAAATTTACAAGAAATAAGTAAAATAGAAGGTGTATTAAAGGCACAAAATAGTGGAGGACAACTTCAAGTAGTACTTGGAGGTAAGGTTGAAAAAGTTTATGATGAGTTCGTTAAGATAAGTAATATAGACACTACTGATATTTCAGATGAAAAATTTAGTGAACAAAAAAAGAATCCAATAAACAAAGCTATAGAAACCATAGCTGGAATATTTACACCGGTTTTACCAGCACTTGTTGGTTGCGGAATGATGAAATGTTTGTCTGCAATAATAACAGCAACAGGAATGATCGATAGTAAATCAGGATTTATAACTATATTTAATATGATAGCAGATGTTATTTTTTATTTTATGCCATTTTTCTTAGCAGTAAGTTCAGCTAGAAAGTTTAAAACAAATGAGTATTTAGCTGTAGCTTTAGCAGGATGTTTAATTCATCCAACTATATTGACAGCAGCATCAAATATTGTTACTACAGGTGTGAGCACAATTGATTTTATAGGAATGCCTATTTTACTTGTTAAATATACATCAACAGTTATTCCAATCATATTAACTGTATGGATAATGAGTTATGTGTATAAATTTATAAGTAAGATAATACCAGATATGTTACAAGTAATTTTAGTACCTATGTTGACATTATTAGTAATGGTACCACTTGAATTAATTGTTATAGGACCTTTTGGTTCATATGTGGGGACTTGGTTATCAAATGTTATTGCATTCTTATTTGCGACAAATGGAATTATTGCAGGATTTATTTTAGGATTCTTTAGACCAATATTGGTTATGTTTGGAATGCATTATTCAATTATGCCGATGCAAATTCAACAAGTAGCAGAACTAGGATATACTCCAATGCTTCCAAGTGCTATTGCAGCAAATATATCACAAGCAGGAGCAGTTTTTGCAGTATTTATTTTGACGAAGAATAAGACAATGAAAGCAGCAGCTGGCTCTAGTTCAATTACTGCATTATTTGGTGTAACTGAACCTGCAATATATGGAGTTAATTTAAAATATAAAAGACCATTCTTTGCCGCATGTTTATCAGGAGGAATTGTTGGTGGCTTCTTTGGAATGGTAAATGCTAGTAGTACTGCAGTAACTATACCAGGTGTATTAAGTTTAGGAACATATCAAGCTAGTAAATATATTTACATTATTATAGGAACAATTGCAGCATTTGTTTTAGCAGCAGTATTTACTTTTATTGCAGGAATAAAAGAAGAAACTATTGAAGAAAAAATGACAGATGAAAATAAATATAAGAATGATAATAAAGCTTCAGAAATTTTTATAAAAAGTCCAATAGAAGGTGAAGCGAAGGATTTAGCTGAAGTTAATGATAAGGTGTTTTCAGAAGGAATAATGGGAAAAGGTGTTGCTATTGTACCAAGTTTTGGAAAGGTTGTAGCTCCTTTTGATGGAACTGTTGAAGCATTATTTAATACTAAACATGCAATTGGATTAATATCAAATGATGGAGTGGAAGTACTTATTCATATTGGTTTAGATACAGTGAATTTAGAAGGAAAATATTTTACTGCACATATTGAAAAAGGGCAAAGGGTAAAAGCTGGAGATTTATTAGTTGAATTCGATATAGCAGGTATAAAGAGTGAAGGATATGATGTTATTACACCAGTATTAATTACTAATGTTGAGGAATACAAAGATATACTTCCCAACAAAGTTGGGTTAATAGCTATAGGAGAAGAGGCTATTAAAGTGATTAAGTAA
- a CDS encoding glycoside hydrolase family 1 protein: MNKEFPKDFLWGGALSACQAEGAYNEDGKTLTIPEVMKFNPKNDRKITKQIQINMEMINEAKNDNDIIKYPKRRGIDFYHTYKSDIALFAEMGFKVFRYSISWARVFPNGDDKTPNEKALKFYDNVIDECIKYDMKPLITISHFDMPIVLIEKFGGWYNRALIDLYLRYCEVIFNRYKGKVQYWVTFNEINMSVKAGAKTLGILNEGQPNYEEMLFQGLHHQFVAASKAKKLANEIGSKNKIGSMVAYFTTYPYTCKPTDALAMQSDDQMKNLFFLDILNKGKYPYYSKTYFEKNNIKLHIEEGDLESIRNYTADFVGMSYYNSMISSNDGEQLELTAGNVHSVFKNPHLPANEWGWQIDPVGLRYTLNHIYDRYNLPIFILENSSGFIDKLNDDFTINDPYRIEFLRKHIEQMKLAIGDGVKVIGYTMWGPIDMISSSTSEMTKRYGFIYVDQDDYGNGSMKRYKKDSFYWYKNLIKTNGEEL; encoded by the coding sequence ATGAATAAAGAATTTCCAAAGGATTTCTTATGGGGAGGAGCATTGTCTGCTTGTCAAGCAGAAGGTGCTTATAATGAAGATGGAAAAACATTAACAATACCAGAAGTAATGAAATTTAATCCTAAAAATGATAGAAAAATTACAAAGCAAATCCAGATAAATATGGAGATGATAAATGAAGCAAAAAATGACAATGATATTATAAAGTATCCAAAGCGTAGAGGGATAGATTTTTATCATACATATAAGTCAGACATAGCTTTATTTGCAGAAATGGGATTTAAGGTTTTTAGATATTCTATATCTTGGGCACGTGTATTTCCAAATGGAGATGATAAAACACCAAATGAAAAAGCTTTAAAGTTTTATGATAATGTAATTGATGAATGCATTAAATATGATATGAAGCCATTAATAACAATTTCTCATTTCGATATGCCAATAGTTTTAATAGAAAAGTTTGGTGGCTGGTATAATAGAGCATTAATAGATTTATATTTACGATATTGTGAAGTTATATTTAATAGATATAAAGGAAAAGTGCAATATTGGGTTACTTTTAATGAAATAAATATGAGTGTTAAAGCTGGTGCTAAAACATTAGGGATATTGAATGAAGGACAACCTAATTATGAAGAAATGTTATTCCAAGGCTTACATCACCAATTTGTTGCAGCTTCAAAGGCAAAAAAGTTAGCCAATGAAATAGGTAGTAAAAATAAGATAGGAAGTATGGTAGCATATTTCACAACTTATCCATATACGTGTAAACCAACAGATGCACTTGCAATGCAAAGTGATGATCAAATGAAAAATTTATTTTTTTTAGATATTTTAAATAAAGGTAAATATCCATATTATTCGAAAACTTATTTTGAAAAGAACAATATTAAACTTCATATTGAAGAAGGAGATTTGGAGAGCATAAGAAATTATACAGCAGATTTTGTTGGAATGTCTTATTATAATTCAATGATTTCAAGTAATGATGGCGAACAGCTAGAACTTACAGCGGGAAATGTTCATAGTGTATTTAAAAATCCTCATTTACCAGCAAATGAATGGGGATGGCAGATTGACCCAGTTGGACTCAGATATACTTTAAACCATATTTATGACAGATATAATTTGCCAATATTTATATTAGAAAATAGTTCTGGATTTATAGACAAATTGAATGACGATTTTACTATAAATGATCCATATCGTATAGAGTTTTTAAGGAAACACATAGAGCAAATGAAACTTGCGATTGGAGATGGTGTGAAGGTTATTGGCTATACTATGTGGGGACCCATTGATATGATTTCATCAAGTACATCTGAAATGACAAAACGTTACGGCTTTATATATGTGGATCAAGATGATTATGGAAATGGAAGTATGAAACGTTATAAAAAGGATTCTTTCTATTGGTATAAAAATTTAATTAAAACAAATGGAGAAGAATTGTAA